GGATCTCTCGTCCAATGCCGGATTCCGGCGACCACCATTTGATCTTGGTAGTACAGGTACCTTGCTGGCGGCTTCGTCGCGTCACCTCGGACCGCCTGCAGTCAAGGATTTCCATGAAGCACGAGTTCAGTGAAAGAATGGCCAAGAGAAGGAGAAAGCTGGTGCGCCTCGTCTCTCGCGCGCTGCTGGGGCCGATTGTGGGGAAGATGCCGAAATCGAGCATCGAGTCGCTGGAGAAGCTCTCCTACCTGCCGAAGATCGAGAGGCACATACAGGACATCATTCCGGTGGCGGATGCCCAGATTGTCAGGCACGAGATCGACGCACCCTTTCCACCCTTCCTGCGAACGGAGGCGGCTTTCGGAAAGCGTAACCTGTATGTGCTGAACGATGCCGTCGTATCACCGCACTCGGGAATGGTGTGGATCGAGAAGAGGATAGTGGAGGAGAGCGTCGGTTCCCTGCGCCGCATCATGGACTGGGGGGACATCCTGCATGAGCCGCTCCTGCCGGTGAGAAAGCTGCACGTGCGGGAACCGGTCGTCGTTTGCCATCCCGCCAGCTACTACCACTGGCTCCTGGAGGTTCTGCCGAACCTTCTCTTTGCCATCTCCAGATTTCCGGACGTAAAGATCGTGGTGCCGGAAAAGGTTCCGGGCTATATTGCGGAGGGCTTGGCTACCGCCCTTGGGGCCAATGCAAGTGATCGCTTTATTACCTGTCCAAGCCCCGTGAGGGTGGCGACACTCGTGATGCCGCAGTATCACACGGTGCCGGAATTCACCCATCCCGACGTGATGGATCTCCTGAAGTCGGAGGTGAAGTCGAAGGTAATGGGGGAGGGGGGTACAAACGTTGCGCGGCACCCCGACGTCGGGGAGAACCTCTATGTATCGCGGCGAAGAAGCAGAAGGCGGCGCCTGGCTGGCGAGGACCTTCTCGAGGGGAAGCTGCGCGACCTCGGCTTTACCGTGTTGCACTGCGAGGAGCTCTCCTTCGCCGAGCAGGTACACGCTTTTCACCGCGCGAAAACTGTGGTCGCGACGCACGGCGCGGGGTTGAGCAATCTGGTCTGGTCCGAGGCCCCCTGCAGGGTCGTCGAGATCTTCCCGAAGAACTACATCCTCGACTGCTTCTCCTGGCTTAGCTTCAGCCTCGGTTTCGACTACCGCTACGTCATCTGCAGCACCGGCCACAAACTCGATCAGCAGGCGATTGCCGCAGTACTGCAACAGATCTGATCGTGGGGGATATAGAGGTCCCCCATTCTCCGCCCCCCCGTCGCAACAGACTGCACTTTGTGCCGCAGGTGGCGCACAGGTGTTCCATCAGTACACTTTATGCCTCCTCCAGGAAAAACTTTAGTCCCTTTCTTTCATCCTTTCTCACAGTATCGCTTCTCCACATTGCGGCGCAACCTGTAGACTTATCAATGTTTTAGCGTGCGGAATGCATCTTTATCCTCTACTTCGATACTGTATACCTTTTTAGGCTCTCCGGCGGCACGGTCGCTGCTTCATTAAGAGGGTCGGTTGTCCGGCACCAAATTTCCCGCGGTGGAAGGGCGCTTTGGCGTCCGCTTCACCGCCTCGAATCTTGACAGCGTAGGGACGCGAAGCGTCTCGCATTGCATGTTGAAGCAACACCGAGCAGGACCAGTCGAGGCCGATTCGACCCTTGCTCACCTCCTGTTGGCCTTCCGTTTAAGCCGGCGCTTCGCGCCCTTACGGTGCCAAGATTCGGACCCATTCTCCCAGCCAGCGCCTCAACTCTCCCTGCCTCACCCGATTTCCCCCAGCCAAAGCATTCCCCCAAATTCCTGTAGCGTAAATAACTCCTTCTCGTCGTTCGTGCACTCCTGCGTTTCCACAGGCCATCCCTCTCCGTTACAGATCCCCCCGTAGCGGCGGACGCGCACGCTTTACGCTATCCTAAAGGTGTGGCTTCACATCTGAAGTGATACGGAAGGCGAAACCGGGGAGATCGCAAATGGACGATAAAACTGGAGGAACAGCTTCGATATGGATGACGGTGGAGGTGCCGACCTATGCTCCGCTTCGCGCCGATACTCATGCAGATGTTTGCATAGTCGGCGCCGGCATAGCTGGTCTCACAACTGCCTATCTTCTGGCGCGGGAAGGGAAATCGGTGGTGGTGCTCGATGACGGCCCTATCGGTTCCGGGATGACCGCGCGAACCACGGCCCACCTCTCCTGCGCCATCGACGACCGCTACTATGAGATCGAGCGGCTGCATGGGCAAAAGGGTGCACACCTTGCCGCCGACAGCCATTGCTCCGCCATCGACAGAATAGAGGCTATCGCGAAGGAAGAGGGGATAGAGTGCGACTTCGAGCGGGTGGACGGTTACCTTTTTACACCGCCGGGGGAGCCAAAGGAAGAGCTCGACCGCGAGCTGAAGGCGGCGCACCGGGCGGGGCTTACCGATGTGGAGAAGGTCGAGCGGGCCCCCATCGAGTTTTACACCGGGATGGCGCTGCGTTTCCCGAGGCAGGGGCAATTCCACCCCACGAAATACGTGGCCGGCCTTGCTCGGGCCGTCGAGAGGCGCGGCGGGCGCATCTTCACCGGCAGCCATGCAGCTTCAATTACGGGGGGCTCCCGTGCGCGGGTGGAGACCAGTGACGGGCGCCTCGTCACTGCCGATGCCATCGTCGTCGCCACGAACACCCCGGTCACCAACCTGGTATCGATGCATACGAAGCAGGCGCCGTACACCACCTATGTCATTGCTGCCACTGTGCCGGCTGGAGCCGTTCACAAGGCGCTGTACTGGGACACTCCTGACCCTTACCACTACGTGAGGCTGCAGACGATGCGGAGTGCCGATGGCAGCGCAAAAGACCTTCTCATCGTCGGCGGAGAAGATCACAAGACGGGGCAGGCGGAAAATTACCAAGAGCGGCACCAGCGCCTGGAGGCATGGGCGCGGGAGCGCTTCCCCATCGGGGACGTGGAGTTCCGCTGGTCGGGGCAGGTCATGGAACCGGTGGACGGCATCGCCTTCCTCGGGCGCAATCCTGGGCTCGATAAAAACATGTACATCGTCACCGGCGATTCCGGAATGGGGATGACTCACGGCACCATCGGCGGCATGCTCATCACCGACCAGATCATGGGGCGGGAGTCCCCGTGGGAGCCGCTTTACGACCCGTCGCGCAAGAGCCTCAGAGTGAGCGGCATCCTCGAGTTCGTCGGCGAGAACGTCAATGTTGCCGGCCAGTACCTCT
The DNA window shown above is from Geomonas sp. RF6 and carries:
- a CDS encoding glycosyltransferase family 61 protein produces the protein MAKRRRKLVRLVSRALLGPIVGKMPKSSIESLEKLSYLPKIERHIQDIIPVADAQIVRHEIDAPFPPFLRTEAAFGKRNLYVLNDAVVSPHSGMVWIEKRIVEESVGSLRRIMDWGDILHEPLLPVRKLHVREPVVVCHPASYYHWLLEVLPNLLFAISRFPDVKIVVPEKVPGYIAEGLATALGANASDRFITCPSPVRVATLVMPQYHTVPEFTHPDVMDLLKSEVKSKVMGEGGTNVARHPDVGENLYVSRRRSRRRRLAGEDLLEGKLRDLGFTVLHCEELSFAEQVHAFHRAKTVVATHGAGLSNLVWSEAPCRVVEIFPKNYILDCFSWLSFSLGFDYRYVICSTGHKLDQQAIAAVLQQI
- a CDS encoding FAD-dependent oxidoreductase, whose product is MDDKTGGTASIWMTVEVPTYAPLRADTHADVCIVGAGIAGLTTAYLLAREGKSVVVLDDGPIGSGMTARTTAHLSCAIDDRYYEIERLHGQKGAHLAADSHCSAIDRIEAIAKEEGIECDFERVDGYLFTPPGEPKEELDRELKAAHRAGLTDVEKVERAPIEFYTGMALRFPRQGQFHPTKYVAGLARAVERRGGRIFTGSHAASITGGSRARVETSDGRLVTADAIVVATNTPVTNLVSMHTKQAPYTTYVIAATVPAGAVHKALYWDTPDPYHYVRLQTMRSADGSAKDLLIVGGEDHKTGQAENYQERHQRLEAWARERFPIGDVEFRWSGQVMEPVDGIAFLGRNPGLDKNMYIVTGDSGMGMTHGTIGGMLITDQIMGRESPWEPLYDPSRKSLRVSGILEFVGENVNVAGQYLSEYVTGGDVGSPDEIAPGEGAVIGLGVTKMAVYKDEQGNLYKRSALCAHLGCVVKWNSLEKSWDCPCHGSRYDRFGEVITGPANRGLAPVKE